A window from Gorilla gorilla gorilla isolate KB3781 chromosome 21, NHGRI_mGorGor1-v2.1_pri, whole genome shotgun sequence encodes these proteins:
- the CRNKL1 gene encoding crooked neck-like protein 1 yields MAHARGQRSVLQVPLPVPRSCLFSASSVVSVSSQSRFLAAVRGTGVQRSAAADMAASTAAGKQRIPKVAKVKNKAPAEVQITAEQLLREAKERELELLPPPPQQKITDEEELNDYKLRKRKTFEDNIRKNRTVISNWIKYAQWEESLKEIQRARSIYERALDVDYRNITLWLKYAEMEMKNRQVNHARNIWDRAITTLPRVNQFWYKYTYMEEMLGNVAGARQVFERWMEWQPEEQAWHSYINFELRYKEVDRARTIYERFVLVHPDVKNWIKYARFEEKHAYFAHARKVYERAVEFFGDEHMDEHLYVAFAKFEENQKEFERVRVIYKYALDRISKQDAQELFKNYTIFEKKFGDRRGIEDIIVSKRRFQYEEEVKANPHNYDAWFDYLRLVESDAEAEAVREVYERAIANVPPIQEKRHWKRYIYLWINYALYEELEAKDPERTRQVYQASLELIPHKKFTFAKMWILYAQFEIRQKNLSLARRALGTSIGKCPKNKLFKVYIELELQLREFDRCRKLYEKFLEFGPENCTSWIKFAELETILGDIDRARAIYELAISQPRLDMPEVLWKSYIDFEIEQEETERTRNLYRRLLQRTQHVKVWISFAQFELSSGKEGSLTKCRQIYEEANKTMRNCEEKEERLMLLESWRSFEEEFGTASDKERVDKLMPEKVKKRRKVQTDDGSDAGWEEYFDYIFPEDAANQPNLKLLAMAKLWKKQQQEKEDAEHHPDEDVDESES; encoded by the exons ATGGCGCATGCGAGAGGTCAAAGGTCAGTCCTGCAAGTTCCGCTTCCGGTTCCGAGATCCTGTTTGTTTTCTGCAAGCTCTGTGGTTTCGGTGAGCTCTCAGAGCCGATTTCTAGCGGCCGTGCGGGGGACAGGTGTCCAGAGGTCGGCTGCTGCAGACATGGCGGCCTCCACCGCGGCCGGGAAGCAGCGGATTCCCAAAGTGGCCAAG gtGAAAAACAAAGCCCCGGCTGAGGTACAGATAACTGCTGAACAACTCTTAAGAGAGGCTAAAGAAAGAGAACTTGAGcttcttccacctccacctcAACAGAAGATCACAGATGAAGAAGAATTAAATGATTATAAACTAAGGAAAAGGAAG ACTTTTGAAGATAATATAAGAAAAAACAGGACTGTGATTAGTAACTGGATAAAATACGCACAATGGGAAGAAAGCCTAAAGGAGATTCAAAG GGCTCGATCCATATACGAGCGTGCTTTAGATGTAGACTACCGAAATATTACACTCTGGCTGAAATACGCAGAAATGGAAATGAAGAATCGCCAAGTCAACCATGCTCGAAATATCTGGGACCGGGCCATAACAACGCTGCCTCGAGTTAATCAGTTCTG GTACAAGTACACGTACATGGAGGAAATGTTGGGAAACGTTGCCGGTGCCCGGCAGGTGTTTGAGCGCTGGATGGAGTGGCAGCCTGAGGAGCAAGCCTGGCACTCCTACATCAACTTTGAGCTGAGATACAAAGAGGTGGATCGGGCCCGCACCATTTATGAGCGAT TTGTCCTCGTGCACCCTGATGTTAAGAACTGGATCAAGTATGCCCGCTTTGAAGAAAAACATGCTTATTTTGCCCATGCACGGAAAGTGTATGAGAGAGCCGTGGAATTCTTTGGAGATGAACATATGGATGAGCACCTTTATGTTGCCTTTGCCAAGTTTGAAGAAAATCAGAAAGAG TTTGAAAGGGTACGAGTGATTTACAAGTATGCCCTGGACAGAATTTCAAAACAAGATGCCCAAgaactctttaaaaattataccatCTTTGAGAAGAAGTTTGGTGATAGGCGGGGTATTGAAGATATCATTGTGAGCAAACGGAGATTCCAGTACGAAGAAGAAGTGAAG GCGAATCCACACAATTATGATGCATGGTTTGATTACTTGCGCTTGGTAGAAAGTGACGCAGAAGCTGAAGCCGTGAGAGAAGTCTATGAAAGGGCCATTGCCAATGTCCCACCCATTCAGGAGAAGAGGCACTGGAAGCGCTACATTTATCTTTGGATCAACTATGCACTCTATGAAGAATTGGAGGCAAAG GATCCTGAGAGGACAAGACAGGTGTATCAAGCCTCTTTGGAACTAATTCCTCACAAAAAG ttcACATTTGCCAAAATGTGGATACTGTATGCACAGTTTGAAATACGACAGAAGAATCTGTCATTAGCCAGAAGAGCATTG ggAACTTCCATAGGCAAATGTCCaaagaacaaattatttaaagtttACATAGAATTGGAGCTACAGCTTCGAGAATTTGACAGATGCCGGAAGCTTTATGAAAAGTTCCTGGAATTTGGACCTGAAAATTGTACCTCATGGATTAAATTCGCTGAATTAGAGACAATCCTTGGTGATATTGACAGAGCACGGGCAATCTATGAATTAGCCATCAGTCAGCCACGTTTAGACATGCCAGAG GTGCTTTGGAAATCATATATTGATTTTGAAATTgagcaggaagaaacagaaagaacacGAAACCTTTACCGGCGGTTGCTTCAACGGACGCAGCATGTCAAG gtaTGGATCAGCTTTGCTCAGTTTGAGTTGTCTTCAGGAAAAGAAGGAAGTTTGACTAAATGCAGACAAATTTATGAAGAAGCTAACAAAACCATGCGAAActgtgaagaaaaggaagagagacttATGCTGCTGGAATCTTGGCGAAGTTTTGAAGAAGAATTTGGAACAGCTTCAGATAAGGAGAGAGTAGACAAACTCATGCCAGAGAAAgtcaagaagagaagaaaggtcCAGACTGACGATGGG